One segment of Triticum aestivum cultivar Chinese Spring chromosome 2A, IWGSC CS RefSeq v2.1, whole genome shotgun sequence DNA contains the following:
- the LOC123186746 gene encoding dolabradiene monooxygenase-like, whose protein sequence is MQMEVVHLGVALVSAGLCIVLLSSCSRRRRANEPPGPWQLPVIGSLHHLVGQLPHRAMRDLARRHGPVMLLRLGEVPTLVVSSPEGAREVMKTQDLAFATRPLSATMRVLTNGGRDIVYAPYGDYWRQLRKIAVSELVSASRVLSFRAIREEEVAAMLHDVAAAAAAGRPVELHTRLSALVTDIRVRVVMGDNRFKEGDAFLRTLDRSWKIAAGFNPPDLWPSSRLVSYLSGAVGRAKECHDTGNGIVDAIIQERLERMVQGQIQNEHPGLLDVLLSMQKEGRLDMDAVKYVIFDLLTVGSEATILEWAIAELIKNPEVMQKATVEVRRAFEACATVAEHALGELSYMHLVIRETLRLHTPTPLLVPRECREPCQVLGYDVPQGTQVLVNAWALARDKQYWPDAPDEFRPERFEGEATAVDFRGTDFSFVPFGAGRRMCPGIAFSLVDIELALASLLFHFDWEGPPPDELDMTEEFGITVRRKAGLLLRPVLRVPLPGVSNGDA, encoded by the exons ATGCAAATGGAGGTCGTTCACCTCGGCGTAGCTCTCGTCTCCGCCGGCTTATGTATCGTGCTTCTTTCCAGCTGCAGCCGACGGCGCAGAGCGAACGAGCCGCCGGGGCCGTGGCAGCTGCCGGTGATCGGTAGCCTGCACCACCTCGTCGGGCAGCTCCCCCACCGCGCGATGCGTGACCTGGCCCGGCGCCACGGGCCGGTGATGCTCCTCCGGCTCGGCGAGGTGCCCACGCTGGTGGTGTCGTCCCCGGAGGGTGCTCGCGAGGTGATGAAGACCCAGGACTTAGCGTTCGCGACGCGGCCCCTGAGCGCCACCATGCGCGTGCTCACCAACGGCGGCCGGGACATTGTGTACGCTCCGTACGGCGACTACTGGCGACAGCTCAGGAAGATCGCCGTCTCGGAGCTCGTATCGGCGAGCCGCGTGCTGTCCTTCCGCGCCATCCGTGAGGAAGAGGTCGCGGCCATGCTCCACGATGTTGCCGCGGCCGCGGCAGCCGGGCGCCCCGTGGAACTGCACACGCGCCTCTCGGCGCTCGTCACCGACATCAGGGTCCGCGTCGTCATGGGCGACAATCGGTTTAAGGAGGGCGACGCATTCCTCCGCACACTCGACCGCTCATGGAAGATCGCGGCCGGTTTCAACCCGCCGGACCTGTGGCCGTCGTCCCGGCTTGTGAGCTATCTTAGCGGGGCCGTGGGCCGCGCCAAGGAGTGCCACGATACCGGGAACGGCATCGTCGACGCCATCATCCAGGAGAGACTTGAGAGGATGGTGCAAGGTCAGATTCAGAACGAGCACCCTGGCTTACTCGACGTTCTGCTAAGCATGCAGAAGGAGGGAAGGCTCGACATGGACGCCGTTAAATATGTCATCTTC GACTTATTAACTGTCGGCAGCGAGGCCACGATCCTCGAGTGGGCGATCGCAGAGTTGATCAAGAACCCAGAGGTGATGCAAAAGGCGACCGTCGAGGTCCGACGTGCCTTCGAGGCCTGCGCCACAGTAGCGGAACATGCTCTGGGCGAGCTTTCATACATGCACCTAGTCATTCGGGAGACGCTACGGCTGCACACGCCCACACCGCTGCTCGTCCCAAGGGAGTGCCGAGAGCCATGCCAGGTGCTTGGGTATGATGTGCCACAGGGCACGCAGGTGCTGGTCAATGCCTGGGCGTTGGCCCGTGACAAACAGTATTGGCCTGACGCGCCGGACGAGTTTCGCCCCGAGCGATTTGAGGGTGAGGCGACCGCGGTGGACTTCAGGGGCACCGACTTCTCCTTCGTGCCGTTTGGCGCCGGCCGGAGGATGTGCCCTGGGATAGCGTTTAGCCTCGTCGACATCGAGCTTGCGCTCGCAAGCCTGCTATTCCACTTTGACTGGGAGGGTCCACCTCCCGATGAGCTCGACATGACCGAAGAGTTTGGCATCACGGTGCGCCGGAAGGCGGGCCTCCTGCTGCGCCCTGTCCTCCGAGTGCCCCTTCCTGGAGTGAGCAATGGAGATGCTTAG